In Chanodichthys erythropterus isolate Z2021 chromosome 9, ASM2448905v1, whole genome shotgun sequence, a genomic segment contains:
- the tbx16 gene encoding T-box transcription factor 16 isoform X1: MVLHDLMKFQEFSGKLLPWDATDRTSQIFRLSSDLKHNFSLPPPPSMAGAGDSYHQGNIRMTLEDPDLWRSFHEIGTEMIITKPGRRMFPHCKISLSGLVPYAKYILLVDMVPEDGLRYKWNKDKWEVAGKAEPQPPYRTYLHPDSPAPGSHWMKQPVSFLKLKLTNNALDQHGHIILHSMHRYHPRFHIVQADDLYSVRWSVFQTFTFPETTFTAVTAYQNTKITKLKIDHNPFAKGFRDEGTNSKRRANRNLADPERVAKKMNVSKDSEHGSPRDIQQSACEGLDDEHMGRKESEVKAERYSPWGGACDRDNSHALRAESPLGSDPRDMYSSEQLVPGQNTYQPYRFHEYGKSPSPSSSAGSSSGCGSTGRSSFESRVPDVATVPDHDTSSKPSAPEFGIPPCPPHPSAGHQDYTGVLNMAIAQAKPGMLGHHPLYTPYSTEQSLGQWSGAASAQYPPPPPPHHHLPSEYSTQAVHHGYHHGNVGDWSQYPLFSYSCW, encoded by the exons ATGGTTCTGCACGATTTAATGAAGTTCCAAGAGTTCTCTGGGAAACTTCTTCCATGGGATGCCACTGACAGAACATCTCAAATATTCCGTCTTTCCTCAGACCTCAAGCACAATTTCAGCCTCCCTCCTCCGCCTTCCATGGCTGGAGCCGGTGATTCCTATCACCAAGGCAACATCCGAATGACTCTAGAGGATCCGGATCTGTGGAGATCCTTCCATGAGATCGGGACTGAGATGATCATCACCAAACCTGGCAG GAGGATGTTTCCACACTGCAAAATCAGCTTGTCCGGATTGGTGCCATATGCAAAGTACATCTTACTGGTGGACATGGTACCTGAAGACGGTCTCAGATATAAG TGGAACAAGGACAAGTGGGAAGTCGCAGGTAAGGCTGAGCCTCAGCCTCCATACAGGACGTACCTACACCCTGATTCACCAGCGCCCGGCAGCCACTGGATGAAACAGCCCGTGTCCTTCCTCAAACTCAAGCTTACCAACAATGCCCTGGACCAGCATGGACAT ATTATCCTTCACTCCATGCACCGCTACCACCCGCGATTCCATATCGTCCAGGCTGATGATCTGTACAGTGTACGCTGGAGTGTTTTCCAAACCTTTACCTTCCCCGAGACGACCTTCACTGCTGTCACTGCGTACCAGAACACAAAG ATCACAAAGCTGAAAATTGACCACAATCCCTTTGCCAAAGGATTCAGAGATGAGGGTACAAACTCTAAAAG ACGAGCAAATAGAAATCTGGCTGATCCTGAGAGAGTTGCAAAGAAAATGAACGTGTCAAAAGACTCTGAACATGGAAGCCCAAGAG ATATCCAACAATCTGCATGTGAAGGTCTGGATGATGAACACATGGGCCGTAAGGAGTCGGAGGTGAAGGCCGAGCGGTACTCCCCATGGGGAGGTGCGTGCGACCGGGACAACAGCCACGCTCTCCGTGCAGAGTCCCCACTGGGCTCGGACCCTCGAGACATGTACAGCTCTGAACAGCTCGTACCTGGACAGAACACGTACCAGCCGTACAG ATTTCATGAATACGGCAAGTCCCCCTCGCCATCCTCCAGTGCTGGCAGCAGCAGTGGATGTGGAAGCACCGGCCGCTCCAGCTTCGAGTCCCGTGTGCCGGATGTTGCCACCGTGCCTGATCACGACACCTCTAGCAAGCCCTCCGCCCCAGAGTTCGGCATCCCGCCCTGCCCTCCACATCCCTCCGCGGGGCACCAGGACTACACAGGGGTGCTGAACATGGCCATAGCCCAGGCCAAGCCAGGTATGCTGGGCCACCATCCTCTCTACACCCCCTACAGCACAGAACAGTCTCTGGGACAGTGGAGCGGGGCAGCGTCCGCTCAATACCCCCCTCCACCACCTCCCCATCATCACCTACCCAGCGAATACAGCACCCAGGCCGTCCATCACGGGTATCACCACGGAAATGTAGGGGACTGGAGCCAATACCCATTGTTCTCTTACTCGTGCTGGTGA
- the tbx16 gene encoding T-box transcription factor 16 isoform X2, whose protein sequence is MQSIRDLKHNFSLPPPPSMAGAGDSYHQGNIRMTLEDPDLWRSFHEIGTEMIITKPGRRMFPHCKISLSGLVPYAKYILLVDMVPEDGLRYKWNKDKWEVAGKAEPQPPYRTYLHPDSPAPGSHWMKQPVSFLKLKLTNNALDQHGHIILHSMHRYHPRFHIVQADDLYSVRWSVFQTFTFPETTFTAVTAYQNTKITKLKIDHNPFAKGFRDEGTNSKRRANRNLADPERVAKKMNVSKDSEHGSPRDIQQSACEGLDDEHMGRKESEVKAERYSPWGGACDRDNSHALRAESPLGSDPRDMYSSEQLVPGQNTYQPYRFHEYGKSPSPSSSAGSSSGCGSTGRSSFESRVPDVATVPDHDTSSKPSAPEFGIPPCPPHPSAGHQDYTGVLNMAIAQAKPGMLGHHPLYTPYSTEQSLGQWSGAASAQYPPPPPPHHHLPSEYSTQAVHHGYHHGNVGDWSQYPLFSYSCW, encoded by the exons ATGCAGTCTATCAGAG ACCTCAAGCACAATTTCAGCCTCCCTCCTCCGCCTTCCATGGCTGGAGCCGGTGATTCCTATCACCAAGGCAACATCCGAATGACTCTAGAGGATCCGGATCTGTGGAGATCCTTCCATGAGATCGGGACTGAGATGATCATCACCAAACCTGGCAG GAGGATGTTTCCACACTGCAAAATCAGCTTGTCCGGATTGGTGCCATATGCAAAGTACATCTTACTGGTGGACATGGTACCTGAAGACGGTCTCAGATATAAG TGGAACAAGGACAAGTGGGAAGTCGCAGGTAAGGCTGAGCCTCAGCCTCCATACAGGACGTACCTACACCCTGATTCACCAGCGCCCGGCAGCCACTGGATGAAACAGCCCGTGTCCTTCCTCAAACTCAAGCTTACCAACAATGCCCTGGACCAGCATGGACAT ATTATCCTTCACTCCATGCACCGCTACCACCCGCGATTCCATATCGTCCAGGCTGATGATCTGTACAGTGTACGCTGGAGTGTTTTCCAAACCTTTACCTTCCCCGAGACGACCTTCACTGCTGTCACTGCGTACCAGAACACAAAG ATCACAAAGCTGAAAATTGACCACAATCCCTTTGCCAAAGGATTCAGAGATGAGGGTACAAACTCTAAAAG ACGAGCAAATAGAAATCTGGCTGATCCTGAGAGAGTTGCAAAGAAAATGAACGTGTCAAAAGACTCTGAACATGGAAGCCCAAGAG ATATCCAACAATCTGCATGTGAAGGTCTGGATGATGAACACATGGGCCGTAAGGAGTCGGAGGTGAAGGCCGAGCGGTACTCCCCATGGGGAGGTGCGTGCGACCGGGACAACAGCCACGCTCTCCGTGCAGAGTCCCCACTGGGCTCGGACCCTCGAGACATGTACAGCTCTGAACAGCTCGTACCTGGACAGAACACGTACCAGCCGTACAG ATTTCATGAATACGGCAAGTCCCCCTCGCCATCCTCCAGTGCTGGCAGCAGCAGTGGATGTGGAAGCACCGGCCGCTCCAGCTTCGAGTCCCGTGTGCCGGATGTTGCCACCGTGCCTGATCACGACACCTCTAGCAAGCCCTCCGCCCCAGAGTTCGGCATCCCGCCCTGCCCTCCACATCCCTCCGCGGGGCACCAGGACTACACAGGGGTGCTGAACATGGCCATAGCCCAGGCCAAGCCAGGTATGCTGGGCCACCATCCTCTCTACACCCCCTACAGCACAGAACAGTCTCTGGGACAGTGGAGCGGGGCAGCGTCCGCTCAATACCCCCCTCCACCACCTCCCCATCATCACCTACCCAGCGAATACAGCACCCAGGCCGTCCATCACGGGTATCACCACGGAAATGTAGGGGACTGGAGCCAATACCCATTGTTCTCTTACTCGTGCTGGTGA